The genomic DNA AGAGGAAGGACAGGTGAGAGAGGGCAGGCGGGCAAGCGAGCGCAGGCGGGCaagcgagcgagcgagagagagaggtagcGAGCAAGTCAGCGGCGGCGAGTGGGTGAGCGAGAGGCTGCAGCGGGTCTctatgtgtatatttataaatatgtatatatatgtctctgTTTGTGAATATGTGTGTTGTATGTGTgatcgtgtatatatatatgtgtgtgtatatatattattttgtatatataagtttggaaaacagaaaatttttaatttagtggttTGATTTATCTGTGAAAatgatttagttaatttaaaataggttattattttaatttttcagtaCAATTTCACTGttgaatttcatggaaaattggtcattttccatagaaaataatacctatcaaacacgaaataataggaaaatgatcaaattctatgaaaaatattactaatcaaacaccaaaagatggaaaataatatcattttctaaatagaaaattataacaatcaaacagcttaaacttgtaatttctagaaattcatttttcctagaattcaatttcttagaattcattttctttccactcaaatttTACCCttgatttataattataatgtataaaattttgaataatatacTTGAAAGACACTttagtaaataatatattttgtattctACAATTAATGGTTAAGTatgaaatatatgatatatttattatcattcaataaaatattttatttaaaatgaaagtATGAAGGTTAGGAAGCTCACtatcctaaaataaaaatataaaaaatggtattaaaataaatgtagGCTTAAATAAATACATGTATACAGTATACACAGTTAAAGAACCAATCAGAATTGCTTGCGGTGGAACTTTCTAGAGGGAGTCCCCGCGATAATGGCTGCGTAATTATGACATCTGCCCATtactttttttaactttaattattattaattaattaatgtattgtcattgagattgagattgataatttattattattaattagtaatAATACAGCCGCTTATTATTAAAGCGAATCAAATCAatgtctctctctcccctctgcTTATatacctttcttttcttctttctttgattTGAAATCGATCCTCCGTCAAAGTGAGGGGTTACAATAAGaattgagaaaataaagaaattgtcAATCCAATCCGCTTCCAGAAACTCCACATTACCAACTCTTTATTTCCAGCGTAAAAGCAAAACGCCGCCGTTTCAATGCCTctaaaacattattattattattattcctcTTTGAAAAATTGCTAACTTCGCCGCAAAGTTAATGAGCTAACCAAACAGGGCCTTTAACGTAGAAGACGACGAGCAGAGAAAGCGGAAGAactcctccctccctccctccctccctccctccctctctccgTGATTTTTGTGTTCGGTTTTCTCGCTCTAAAACTCGGGGATCGACTCCCTGAGTGGGAGGAGATGGGTCAGGAATCGTTCATATACAGCTTCGTGGCGCGGGGGACAATGGTCTTGGCCGAGTACACCGAGTTCACCGGGAACTTCCCGGCGATCGCGAATCAGTGCCTCCAGAGGCTTCCCTCGGCAAACAACAAGTTCACCTACAACTGCGATCACCACACCTTCAATTTCCTCGTCGAGGATGGTTACGGTAATTTCCCCTTTTTCCCGCCCGATATCTTCCTTTTCCCCGCATTTTCTCGGGAAAACGAATATATAGGTTAAAGTTGAACTTGGCCGGATCTGAACTTTTGTTTGGTTGAAGTTCGAGTCTCCGCGTAGTTCGGGAGCTAAAGTGCAGCCCTCGGGAGAGTAGATACGACGTGTGACGTGATTTGTGTTGCTCTGCTTTAATTATAATTGATTCTGTTGTTTTGTGTTTGGTTGCTAAGAAAAAAACTgctgaaaagaaagtaaaatagAGGGACGTCAGGTACTGGATCCTATGTTTGTTGTTGTTTGGGTTCTGGTTTAAGTTGGATACCTTAGCCTCCGTCAAGTTAATTAGCTATATTCTCTTACCAGTGTCTGTTGGTAGATATTCTGTAATCTATATTGCTgcttatttttagatttttatacagaatttatagttttatgtaggaataagttatgattttaaatgTACTCAGGAATTCTGATTAAGATTATCCAGAACAGCATGTCAAAGTCTAAACGAATTGCATCCTTCTGTTGCTTGAAGTTTAACTGAATGCTACATGGATTTTTTTCTTAGTGGCACACTAAGAAAATGTGGATGCATTGTTAATCACGCCTCTAGGgttatttattttgagagagagagagaggcgctGTTGACTATTTCTGGTATTGCAGTTCACGCTTTTTATAAAATAACTGGttttaatttccaaaatcatTTAAGGTAGGCttaatcttctctctctctctctctctctcttaatgtTAAGCTAAGGCGCAGTAGACTTTTCATccatttgttaattaatttgaggGTCGGGAGATATTTGGGGCAAAGGCATTTGGTTTATTTGAGTAGGAGGCTTATTATGTTATGTAATTGTTGTTTTCATAACATGGAAACCTTAATTGTTGGCATATTATGTTGAAGCATACAAATTTGTATCTGAAAATCTGATACAAAATTGTTTGGGAGCTAATATTGTTACCGTTGCTAAGTTTGGATACTGATGTTGAAGTAAGTATAAAGCGAGCCCCAGTAGCAGAAGTAAGGTCGCTCCATTGTGAGCTCACAAGTTTTTGTTGTGGAAATAGTCCATTTATGAAGAAAGAGTAAGTTGCGTACAAAAACAGTTCTTCCTTGACCCTTACAAAGCAAGAGCTTTGTGCATCAGGGATTGCTCTTTTTACTGATATAGTTGCCGTTGCCATTTAGAATATATCCAGATACTTGTGTAACTTAAATATGgaacaaaatatacataattttaatgaaGCTAGGGTAGACAGGCAAAATTCACGCTAACATTCCATTTAGCTCATAGCTTTAAACCATCATTTAATGTACAAAAGTCACAATTAGGATTcaatacacatgcacacacttAATTCCTTGCAGTAGAGATCATTACACCATGTGTAAGTACTACAGCCATTAACTCATCCATAAAAGTGGACAACGTCATAGATCAAAGAGGATCATCCTCCGAAACATATTTGCAATTCGAATAAACATCATTTAACATTCAATattcacaaaaagaaagaaagaaagaaagaaactgaAGAGTAAAGAGAGTTAACATTTAGACTAATTTCCAACTTTCAAGTAGGTTCAACTGTACTAAGTCATCATTATTGGGAAAGTAGTATGGGTTGTGCAAtatgtattttgatatattGGCCAAGTAACAGTGTCTTACATTCTTGTCATGGTACTCATTTCAAGTGCCAGTGCTAATTAGAGTTGattaattaaaagagaaacCAAGGAAGATGGTCTGGCATTGAGCAACTAACACAAATAACTGTGCCTGTGAGGAAGAGTGATATACTTTGGAGGAAATGCTTGGATATGGGGACATACTGACATTAAGGTGGATTACACTTTAAGAGGCATGCTATATGTAGTTTAGCCAAACTTGTGGTCTTGCTTTCTTAGACCTGGTTCTTAATTCCTGTGGTCATGAAACTAGTCACACCTTATTAAGGCTCATGAGGATAAACTTCCTTATGTCTGTGTTTAAAGTTCACTATTTTGATTCTTGAATAGTTGAAAATTTGCAAGGTTTCGTCTCTCTCTTGTGCAATTTAATTAGTAAACAAGTGTTATTCCTGAACAAAAAGCCTATAATGGACATGACCTTGTAGAATAAAAGTACATAAACTTCTTATGATTATTGCTCCCGCACCCGTATTGTGAATGCATAGTGATCTAAGTGGCTTTGGCAGTAGTATTGTGAAGTTTTTTGCTTCAAACCTCCCACTAACTCAAATGGTGCTGGTTGAAAATTGCAGCTTATTGTGTAGTTGCTAAAGAGTCTGTAGGGAAGCAGATTTCAATTGCATTTCTGGAACGTGTAAAGGCAGACTTCAAGAAAAGATATGGTGGCGGTAAAGCAGATACAGCTGCTGCTAAAAGTCTCAATAAGGAGTTTGGGTATGTTTAATCATGTTAGTAAAGTTGATATGTTTCCATGCTATGAGTGATAATGTCATAAAGAAGTGGATTAATGTAATATCTTCTAATCTACAGCCCAATTATGAAAGAACACATGCAATACATAATTGACCACGCAGAAGAGATTGAAAAGCTAATTAAAGTGAAGGCACAAGTGTCAGAAGTTAAAAGTATTATGTTGGAAAATATTGACAAGGTATGATAAACTTCTTGAAGCACAACCAACCTGAGGGTTGTTGATACTTGTATATTTTGTTGCTTCTGTATATGTACTGTCTTAGTTCATATATTTGCATTGTTGAAGATGGAATATGAAATTCTGATAGCATCATAGCATCAATCTTTGATGGCACCACCTTCTACATTTACATCTTTACTTGTTTCTTAACATAAAAGGTCACCTCTGTACTGAAATATCTGCTGTAGGTATATTTCTTGAATATTGTTAAGTAAAAAAAGGAGCAATATATGACTTATAATAGGGAAGCACTAGGAACAAGCAATACCTTCTTGATAGTTGAGAAGATGCTCTCTCTCAGCAGTCAGCACACAcgcaaataaaaaataagtaaataaaccCATGATAGCTGGCAGTTCCGTGTCAGTATTGATCTGTGCCTACAGAATGCTTATCCAGCAGAATGTTATAAGGTAGTGACTCTATGTTTTTCCCAGTTCTTAGACTCAGAGCTTTCAATTTCAGATTCTGCAACTCAAGGTAACCAGGAATTGTCCTGATGCATTTGCTCTCCATTCTGTTGGGCCTATTTTCTGTTAACTTATGTGCTTGCATCTCTTCTcttattaatgttttttttaattcacaatTTATTGGCAACATTCCTGTTCTCAACCTCGTAGATTTTTGAAAAGCTGCTTGACACTGGAACATGGAATTTATTAGATACTCTTATTTTACtgtcttctcttattttttttcactgATCTGTTTTGATTTTTCTGTGGCTTCTAATTAttgcaaattatttttagtctGAAGCACACATTTTTATAGCGGGTATAGTTTGTCATGCCATATTGGAACATATTATTTCCTAGATCTAGTAAGAAAGAGTCAATGTGAAGGCAAAATTCCTCATTCTGGATGGTCTTAGAACTCAGAAGACACtatgaaaataatttgtggattgattataaaaacaaaaagaagaaaaacaaccaCAATTCATGTATTCATCTTTTCAAAAGAATATAATTCGtttacatacatacaaaaaatacataacaaacatattagactttaatcccactaaggtagtatttgttaactaagatatagaccGAAAAAAGTAGAATATGAAAAGTATTCCGGACAAAAGTGTtttctattgtatttgttatatttatctgGAAAGAAGTCACGCGACTTCTTATCTTTTagatttttcagataaatttatctccccccccccccccccccccccctctctggATAAGTTATGTTGGATCTTACAAATAAGTTTTCTTGATGCAaacttatcttactcattttaacaaatgctacctaaATGGGGTGGTTATCTTGATTTTATCTTGCCAATATTTGGTCTAGAGTTAATGATAAGAAGATTTGATGATGTTTACACCACCTTTTAACACTAGAGGTGTTAAGAGAATTGCTCAATTCATAGGTGGAGTTGCctgcataaaagaaaaaaaagacaaaatatgattttttgataaataacaaaagaaaagaatttacTGAAAAACTAGGCAAAGGTAATCCAAACTTTATACCCCCccccaacaaaaacacaaaaagaagaagaaagaaacggAAATAGAGAAAAGTACAACCACTTAAAGGTACAATGCAACACGTGCTTCCATCTGTAGTATTATTGTCTCTTTGTTTTAGTTGTGTTTCATATCGTCTGTGGACACTGATCTGCCCTTCTGATTGGAGCATGTTGCTGCAAATCTGCAAATACCATTTGGCCATTGTTTCATCACCAC from Diospyros lotus cultivar Yz01 chromosome 4, ASM1463336v1, whole genome shotgun sequence includes the following:
- the LOC127800716 gene encoding vesicle-associated membrane protein 724, translated to MGQESFIYSFVARGTMVLAEYTEFTGNFPAIANQCLQRLPSANNKFTYNCDHHTFNFLVEDGYAYCVVAKESVGKQISIAFLERVKADFKKRYGGGKADTAAAKSLNKEFGPIMKEHMQYIIDHAEEIEKLIKVKAQVSEVKSIMLENIDKAIERGENLTHLSDKAQDLRDSAQEFKRKGTQIRRKMWYQNMKIKLVVLGILLLLVLIIWLSVCHGFDCTN